A region from the Oceanidesulfovibrio marinus genome encodes:
- a CDS encoding PAS domain-containing hybrid sensor histidine kinase/response regulator, producing the protein MLVELKSQLFDTLSALHKPECSGDLIRCFLDGLNRIAAPLHFSAELTKAAAVYMDLFIDGETIPVGVSGPLDSISAQDREVLDDVFNMAGRIITGIRKATPDGDGSNDSHLVHTQRDRIIKALLHINERNVLIGKLVEIGFWDYNLENGAMTWSESLFKLLGRSPESSAPSLRNALRALHPEDRPKIEAKMREQVRAGGRLEFDSRVLLPDGSYRWVLVAGAMFSAAWKQGPPQMMGVVMDITGRKQAEQDLVREEQKYRQLVNNANEWILVSQNGMIRFSNPMSRQILGYMPEEMVGTPFGKYIHPDDLQLVTKNHIKRQAGNFVPRYMFRVIDKNGVMHWLETSGVPCEWEGSAAALVFLSDVTERRVTEQALMRSEERVNLVLEATQDCIFDWNLAQDRFYISPRLPRMLGYNPEEFPSTRNFLMSLVHQEDRPLLETTLEHHLDGRLAAVHMECRIQRKDGGWSWTLMRCKAVRHGPNGQPERIVGAITDISERWYAQKGLRDFGQMFSASPVLMALLDKNYCYKYANPSYQQAFGLESEGLIGRHAKDVIGGELFEALSREGVAKCLNGETIQFNQWIKYPGLPDERFSSVMYYPHRNRVGEIEGVVVYRSDMTKLKQAEDSLRTSEWMLTNLVRDLGIILYSADADGIIDYAAGRGLEEIGLTTETMVGMSIHDFPPELSAAARRGLAGEAFCVETEQGDKIYNSCFNPIHDDSGNVVGLLGVALNITDQRKAEQALRRAERMESVGTLAGGIAHDFNNILAAIQNLAFLLRMQAPEQGSARNDLDQIIASTDRGKKLVQQILTFSRKSDSRERKPIYPDSLVNETLKLLRASLPANISMTYENEAQDAVIMANPTNIHQVMLNLCTNAADATRETGGEIRIRLRQEERTQDDPELPPGRYVALSVADSGYGVDPSLGDKIFDPFYTSKPLGRGTGLGLSVVHGIMRRHGGVVRYTSEPGKGSEFTAYFPQVDMAAAREEGAAATPRPGAGRILFVDDEVALRDSSQRILEGLGYSVHTAADGQEALELVQTNEFDLVITDMAMPRMTGSQLAQALKRLRPKLPVLLCTGYSDTFGPDDAATAGMAGYLQKPMDWQTVSQLITETIGRSEAHGTHSGD; encoded by the coding sequence ATGCTTGTAGAATTGAAGTCCCAGTTGTTTGACACCCTCTCGGCCTTGCACAAGCCGGAGTGCAGCGGCGATTTGATCCGTTGCTTTCTGGACGGCCTGAACCGCATTGCGGCTCCACTCCATTTTTCCGCCGAACTGACCAAAGCGGCCGCCGTCTATATGGATCTCTTCATCGACGGCGAGACCATCCCCGTGGGCGTGTCCGGACCGCTGGACTCCATCTCCGCTCAGGATCGCGAGGTCCTGGACGATGTCTTTAACATGGCCGGGCGGATCATCACCGGAATCCGCAAGGCCACGCCGGATGGCGACGGGAGCAACGACTCCCACCTCGTGCATACGCAGCGCGACCGGATCATCAAGGCGCTGCTGCATATCAACGAACGAAACGTGCTCATCGGCAAGCTCGTGGAGATCGGTTTCTGGGATTACAACCTGGAAAACGGCGCCATGACCTGGTCGGAGTCGCTGTTCAAGCTGCTCGGCCGCTCTCCGGAATCGAGCGCCCCCAGCCTGCGCAACGCCCTGCGCGCCCTGCACCCCGAAGACCGCCCCAAGATAGAGGCCAAGATGCGCGAGCAGGTCCGCGCCGGAGGACGGTTGGAGTTCGACTCGCGGGTGCTGCTGCCGGACGGCTCCTACCGCTGGGTGCTGGTCGCCGGCGCCATGTTTTCCGCCGCCTGGAAGCAGGGGCCGCCGCAGATGATGGGCGTGGTCATGGACATCACCGGGCGCAAGCAGGCCGAGCAGGACCTGGTGCGCGAAGAGCAGAAGTACCGGCAGCTGGTGAACAACGCCAACGAGTGGATTCTTGTCTCTCAGAACGGCATGATCCGCTTCTCCAACCCCATGTCCCGGCAGATCCTCGGCTACATGCCCGAGGAGATGGTCGGGACCCCGTTCGGGAAGTACATCCATCCGGACGACCTGCAGCTCGTCACCAAGAACCACATCAAGCGCCAGGCTGGGAACTTCGTACCGCGCTACATGTTCCGGGTCATCGACAAGAATGGGGTGATGCACTGGCTGGAGACGAGCGGGGTGCCCTGCGAGTGGGAAGGCTCGGCCGCCGCACTGGTATTCCTCTCCGATGTCACGGAGCGACGCGTTACCGAGCAGGCCCTGATGCGCAGCGAGGAACGGGTGAACCTTGTGCTGGAAGCGACGCAGGACTGCATCTTCGACTGGAACCTCGCGCAGGACAGGTTCTACATCAGCCCGCGGCTGCCGCGCATGTTGGGCTACAACCCCGAGGAGTTCCCCTCCACGCGCAACTTCCTGATGAGCCTGGTCCATCAGGAGGACCGTCCCTTGCTGGAAACCACTCTGGAGCACCATCTGGATGGGCGGCTGGCCGCCGTGCATATGGAGTGCCGTATCCAGCGCAAGGACGGCGGCTGGTCATGGACATTGATGCGCTGCAAGGCCGTGCGGCACGGGCCGAACGGACAACCGGAGCGCATCGTGGGCGCAATCACCGACATCTCGGAGCGATGGTACGCCCAGAAAGGGCTGCGCGACTTCGGCCAGATGTTCTCCGCCTCCCCAGTGCTCATGGCGCTGCTGGACAAGAACTACTGCTACAAATACGCTAACCCTTCGTACCAGCAGGCGTTTGGCCTGGAGTCCGAAGGCCTCATCGGCCGTCACGCCAAAGACGTCATAGGGGGCGAGCTTTTCGAGGCGCTCTCCAGGGAAGGCGTGGCCAAGTGCCTGAACGGCGAGACCATCCAGTTCAACCAGTGGATCAAGTACCCCGGCCTTCCGGATGAACGCTTTTCCAGCGTCATGTACTATCCGCATCGCAACAGGGTCGGCGAGATCGAAGGCGTGGTCGTCTACCGCAGCGACATGACCAAGCTCAAACAGGCCGAGGATTCCCTGAGGACGAGCGAGTGGATGCTGACCAACCTGGTCCGCGACCTCGGCATCATCCTCTACAGCGCGGATGCGGACGGGATCATCGACTACGCCGCCGGCAGGGGGCTGGAGGAGATCGGCCTTACGACCGAGACCATGGTCGGCATGTCGATCCACGACTTCCCGCCCGAGCTGAGCGCGGCAGCCCGCCGCGGCCTGGCCGGTGAGGCGTTCTGCGTCGAGACGGAGCAGGGCGACAAGATCTACAACTCCTGCTTCAACCCCATCCACGACGACTCCGGCAACGTGGTCGGCCTCCTGGGCGTGGCCCTGAACATCACGGATCAGCGCAAGGCGGAGCAGGCCCTGCGACGGGCCGAGCGGATGGAGTCCGTGGGCACGCTGGCCGGCGGCATCGCCCATGACTTCAACAACATCCTGGCGGCTATCCAGAATCTCGCATTCCTCTTGCGGATGCAGGCGCCGGAGCAGGGATCGGCGCGCAACGACCTGGACCAGATCATCGCCTCCACAGACAGGGGCAAGAAGCTGGTGCAGCAGATACTCACCTTCAGCCGCAAGTCCGACAGCCGCGAGCGCAAGCCGATCTATCCCGACAGCCTGGTGAACGAGACGCTCAAGCTGCTGCGTGCATCGCTGCCCGCAAACATCAGCATGACGTACGAGAACGAGGCGCAGGACGCGGTTATCATGGCCAACCCCACCAACATCCACCAGGTCATGCTCAACCTCTGCACCAATGCGGCGGACGCCACGCGCGAAACCGGCGGCGAGATACGCATCCGCCTGCGACAGGAGGAGCGCACGCAGGACGATCCGGAGCTGCCGCCGGGCCGGTATGTGGCACTCAGCGTTGCCGACTCCGGGTATGGGGTGGACCCCTCCCTTGGCGACAAGATCTTCGACCCGTTCTACACCTCAAAGCCCTTGGGCCGGGGCACCGGGCTGGGGTTGTCCGTGGTCCACGGCATCATGCGCCGGCACGGCGGCGTGGTGCGCTACACCAGCGAGCCGGGCAAGGGCTCCGAGTTCACCGCGTACTTTCCCCAGGTGGACATGGCTGCCGCGCGCGAGGAAGGCGCCGCCGCCACGCCCAGGCCGGGGGCCGGGCGCATCCTGTTCGTGGATGACGAAGTCGCCCTGCGCGATTCGAGCCAGCGCATCCTGGAGGGGCTCGGCTACTCCGTGCATACGGCGGCCGACGGTCAGGAAGCGCTGGAGCTCGTACAGACCAACGAGTTCGACCTCGTGATCACGGACATGGCCATGCCGCGGATGACCGGCAGCCAGCTGGCGCAGGCCTTGAAGCGGCTGCGGCCCAAGCTGCCCGTGCTCCTTTGCACCGGCTACAGCGACACTTTCGGGCCGGATGACGCTGCCACGGCGGGCATGGCCGGGTATCTGCAAAAGCCCATGGACTGGCAAACGGTGAGCCAGCTCATTACCGAAACCATTGGCCGGAGCGAGGCACATGGCACGCATTCTGGTGATTGA
- a CDS encoding ribbon-helix-helix domain-containing protein, whose product MCRIYSSTPPEEYASRTKSVRLNGAVTSIRLEQRFWSILEQLVQDEGTTLGKFLSSLYDEAMNAQGHIDNFTSLLRVACTTYLVNRPVPAGAIVRAAHGDPAMDASPQTKRH is encoded by the coding sequence ATGTGTCGGATCTACTCCTCGACCCCTCCCGAAGAATACGCCAGCAGGACCAAGTCCGTACGTCTCAACGGCGCGGTGACCAGCATCCGGCTGGAACAGCGCTTCTGGTCCATCCTGGAGCAGCTTGTACAGGACGAGGGCACCACGCTGGGCAAGTTCCTGTCCAGCCTGTACGACGAGGCCATGAACGCGCAGGGGCACATCGACAACTTCACGTCGCTTTTGCGCGTGGCCTGCACCACGTATCTGGTGAACAGACCGGTCCCGGCCGGAGCCATCGTCCGCGCCGCGCACGGCGATCCGGCCATGGACGCCTCCCCTCAAACCAAACGGCATTGA
- a CDS encoding DJ-1/PfpI family protein — protein MSKRILIICGDFVEDYEVMVPFQTLQTFGFQVDAVCPDKKPGDTVATAIHDFEGHQTYSEKPGHNFAINADFAKAKAEDYDALLIPGGRAPEYLRLNEAVLKLVRDFDAAGKPIAAVCHGPQILAAAGVLEGHKVSCYPACSPEVKLAKGEYADIPIDGAVTDGNLVTAPAWPAHPAWLKQFVDLLESR, from the coding sequence ATGAGCAAGAGAATTCTCATTATCTGCGGAGACTTTGTGGAAGATTACGAGGTCATGGTGCCGTTCCAGACCTTGCAGACGTTCGGTTTCCAGGTAGATGCCGTCTGCCCGGACAAGAAGCCCGGCGACACGGTGGCCACAGCGATTCACGACTTCGAAGGTCACCAGACGTACTCGGAAAAGCCCGGCCACAACTTCGCCATCAACGCGGACTTCGCCAAGGCCAAGGCCGAGGACTATGACGCGCTGCTCATTCCGGGCGGCCGTGCGCCGGAGTATCTGCGCCTGAACGAGGCCGTGCTCAAGCTCGTGCGCGACTTCGACGCAGCCGGCAAACCCATCGCCGCCGTATGCCACGGCCCGCAGATCCTCGCCGCGGCCGGCGTGCTGGAAGGCCACAAGGTCTCCTGCTACCCGGCATGCTCGCCCGAGGTGAAGCTGGCCAAAGGCGAGTACGCGGACATTCCCATCGACGGGGCCGTGACCGACGGCAACCTCGTCACCGCGCCTGCGTGGCCGGCCCATCCGGCGTGGCTCAAGCAGTTCGTGGACCTGCTCGAATCCCGCTAG
- a CDS encoding glycine betaine ABC transporter substrate-binding protein has protein sequence MKYLTTCLACIMAVFIVGASAHAAEKTRFATPPWPGVEVKTEITSQILETLDYPTEQLQIGLSIAYSGFSSGEVDAFLGAWMPQQTAMLEPLVEKGVVEKAAVNLDTAVISLCVPKFVGDEGVKSFADLDKYADKFGHHMYNIEAGSAMHTNMEEIIKNDVAGLGDWTQTGVTTPAMLKEVTGKADRGEWVVFGCWKPHWMNLMMDMTYLTPVPGTEKFASNSKVYTVVRGDMKDTDPDIYRFLKQIKVTSQAQSEWIRDYGQKEIPVDKVAKDWISANKDTVAQWLDGVKAADGTPAMEKINEAY, from the coding sequence ATGAAGTATTTGACCACGTGTTTGGCGTGTATCATGGCCGTGTTCATTGTAGGCGCCTCTGCCCATGCGGCGGAGAAGACCCGATTTGCCACGCCGCCCTGGCCCGGTGTGGAAGTGAAAACCGAGATCACCTCGCAGATTCTCGAAACCCTGGACTACCCCACGGAGCAGCTTCAGATCGGTCTGTCTATCGCCTACAGTGGGTTCTCGTCCGGCGAGGTGGACGCCTTCCTGGGCGCCTGGATGCCGCAGCAGACGGCCATGCTGGAGCCGCTGGTGGAGAAGGGCGTGGTGGAGAAGGCCGCCGTCAATCTCGACACCGCCGTGATCAGCCTGTGCGTGCCGAAGTTCGTGGGCGACGAAGGCGTGAAGAGCTTTGCCGACCTCGACAAGTACGCGGATAAATTTGGCCATCATATGTACAACATCGAAGCCGGCTCGGCCATGCACACGAACATGGAAGAGATCATCAAGAACGACGTGGCCGGCCTGGGCGATTGGACGCAGACCGGCGTGACCACCCCGGCGATGCTCAAGGAGGTCACGGGCAAGGCGGACAGGGGCGAGTGGGTCGTGTTCGGCTGCTGGAAACCCCACTGGATGAACCTGATGATGGATATGACCTACCTGACGCCCGTGCCCGGCACCGAGAAGTTCGCCAGCAATTCCAAGGTGTATACGGTGGTGCGCGGCGACATGAAGGACACCGATCCGGACATCTACCGCTTCCTCAAGCAGATCAAGGTGACGTCTCAGGCACAGAGCGAGTGGATTCGCGATTACGGGCAGAAGGAGATCCCGGTCGACAAGGTAGCCAAGGACTGGATCTCCGCCAACAAGGACACCGTGGCCCAATGGCTGGACGGCGTGAAGGCTGCAGACGGAACGCCCGCCATGGAGAAGATCAACGAAGCCTACTAA
- a CDS encoding anaerobic sulfatase maturase, producing the protein MHQPFSLLIKPASADCNLRCDYCFYLDKAALYPESGKHRMSEETLRAMLARYFETEQPVYSMVWQGGEPTLMGAPFYKRVTALQQELAPRGAHIANSIQTNATMVGEALAAHLGRYRFLAGCSIDGPADLHDVSRRTAGGKPSHSRVLRGVRMLQKYRVPVNAVTLVSAANVREPLRVHRHLLEQGFRHIQYIPCVELDEQGEPLPWSITGAEWGRFLEAVFEEWYAAADWGVSVRNFESVLARLAGMGSGECRLCERCDQYLVVEHNGDIYPCDFFVDKAHWLGNVHDTSLRDVRESPAYAAFFQAKSRIPEPCSACEFLRVCMGDCPKFRTGEQFNKRSRLCDGWQYFFMATRERFQSMARSIALRAA; encoded by the coding sequence ATGCACCAGCCCTTTTCCCTGCTCATCAAGCCGGCGTCCGCAGACTGCAACCTGCGCTGCGACTACTGCTTCTACCTGGACAAGGCGGCGCTGTACCCCGAGTCCGGGAAGCACCGCATGAGCGAGGAGACCCTGCGCGCCATGCTGGCCCGGTACTTCGAGACGGAGCAGCCCGTGTACTCCATGGTCTGGCAGGGGGGCGAGCCAACGCTGATGGGCGCACCGTTCTACAAGCGGGTCACGGCGCTGCAGCAGGAGCTGGCCCCGCGTGGCGCGCACATCGCCAACAGCATCCAGACCAACGCCACCATGGTGGGCGAGGCGCTGGCCGCGCATCTGGGCCGGTACCGCTTCCTGGCCGGTTGTAGCATCGACGGCCCAGCTGATCTGCACGACGTGAGCCGCAGGACCGCAGGGGGCAAGCCCTCCCACTCCCGGGTACTGCGCGGCGTGCGCATGCTGCAGAAGTACCGCGTGCCGGTGAATGCAGTGACCCTGGTCTCTGCCGCCAATGTGCGCGAGCCGCTGCGGGTGCATCGCCATTTGCTGGAGCAGGGCTTCCGCCACATCCAGTACATCCCCTGCGTGGAGCTGGACGAGCAGGGCGAGCCTTTGCCCTGGTCCATCACCGGGGCGGAGTGGGGCCGCTTTCTGGAGGCCGTGTTCGAGGAGTGGTACGCGGCCGCGGACTGGGGTGTGTCGGTGCGGAACTTCGAGTCCGTACTGGCCCGTCTTGCCGGGATGGGCAGTGGGGAATGCCGGCTGTGCGAGCGCTGCGACCAGTACCTGGTGGTGGAGCACAACGGAGATATCTACCCGTGCGACTTTTTCGTGGATAAGGCACACTGGCTGGGAAACGTGCACGACACGTCCCTGCGCGATGTGCGCGAATCGCCGGCATATGCGGCGTTTTTCCAGGCCAAGTCCCGAATTCCCGAGCCCTGCTCGGCGTGCGAGTTCTTGCGCGTCTGCATGGGCGATTGCCCCAAGTTCCGCACGGGCGAGCAATTCAATAAACGCAGCCGGTTGTGTGATGGCTGGCAGTATTTTTTCATGGCCACCAGGGAGCGGTTCCAGAGCATGGCCCGTTCCATAGCGCTGCGGGCAGCCTAG
- the betC gene encoding choline-sulfatase yields MAQDRPNILIIQCDQLAASALPCYGNEVTKTPHMDSIAEGGVVFTSAYCNSPLCAPSRFSMMAGQYPSRIGAWDNGAEFPADIPTFAHYLRVNGYRTALCGKMHFVGADQLHGFEERLTTDVYPADHGWTPDWTRPEHRFDWWYHNMDSVTQAGHNERANQIDFDDEVGFRAERHILDMARSKDCRPFCMAVSFTDPHDPYVCPREYWDRYDHDAIDMPSVGHIPYKQCDPHSRRLRQAYGMGEGEMDEADIRNARHAYYGQISFLDDKIGRILKALDDTGLRENTVIILTADHGDMLGERGLWYKMSLLEGSARVPFIMNGTGFMSGTVDTPVSLVDLLPTLLDLAGAPELDDPADTMDGRSLLPLARGEEEPDRPAVISEYMGEGSIAPMVMIRSARYKYIHCPVDPPQLFDLQNNPHELTNLAQDPEHAELAADFERRVREHADVEAVERRVLASQKRRRTVFRAHMEGARTPWDYHPPCRAANQYMRNHLDLNDVEAGARLVCK; encoded by the coding sequence ATGGCCCAGGACAGGCCGAACATTCTGATCATCCAATGCGACCAGCTCGCCGCCTCGGCCCTGCCGTGCTACGGCAACGAGGTGACCAAAACCCCGCACATGGACAGCATCGCCGAGGGTGGGGTTGTCTTCACCAGTGCGTACTGCAACAGCCCGCTGTGCGCGCCGTCGCGGTTCTCCATGATGGCCGGGCAGTACCCCTCGCGCATCGGCGCCTGGGACAACGGCGCCGAGTTCCCGGCGGACATCCCCACATTCGCCCACTACCTGCGTGTGAACGGCTACCGCACGGCACTGTGCGGCAAGATGCACTTTGTGGGCGCCGACCAGCTGCACGGCTTCGAGGAGCGGCTGACCACCGACGTCTACCCGGCCGACCACGGCTGGACCCCGGACTGGACCAGGCCGGAGCACCGCTTCGACTGGTGGTACCACAACATGGACAGCGTGACCCAGGCCGGCCACAACGAGCGCGCCAACCAGATCGATTTTGACGACGAGGTGGGCTTCCGCGCCGAGCGCCACATCCTGGACATGGCCCGCAGCAAGGACTGCCGGCCGTTCTGTATGGCCGTTTCCTTCACCGACCCGCACGACCCGTACGTCTGCCCCAGGGAGTATTGGGACCGTTACGACCACGACGCCATCGACATGCCGAGCGTGGGCCATATTCCGTATAAGCAGTGCGACCCGCACAGCAGGCGGCTGCGCCAGGCCTACGGCATGGGCGAGGGCGAGATGGACGAGGCCGACATCCGCAACGCACGCCACGCCTACTACGGGCAGATAAGCTTTCTGGACGACAAGATCGGCCGCATCCTCAAGGCCTTGGACGACACAGGTTTGCGGGAAAACACCGTGATCATCCTCACCGCCGACCACGGCGACATGCTGGGCGAGCGCGGCCTGTGGTACAAGATGTCGCTGCTGGAAGGCTCGGCCCGCGTTCCTTTTATAATGAACGGCACGGGCTTCATGTCCGGCACGGTGGATACGCCGGTCTCCCTGGTGGATCTCTTGCCCACGCTTCTGGACTTGGCCGGCGCGCCGGAGCTGGACGATCCCGCGGACACCATGGACGGCCGCAGCCTGCTGCCCCTGGCGCGGGGGGAAGAGGAGCCGGACCGCCCGGCCGTGATCAGCGAGTACATGGGCGAGGGCTCCATCGCGCCCATGGTGATGATCCGCAGCGCTCGCTACAAGTACATCCATTGCCCAGTGGATCCGCCGCAGCTCTTTGATTTGCAGAATAATCCGCACGAGCTGACAAACCTGGCCCAAGATCCTGAACATGCGGAGCTGGCCGCCGATTTCGAGAGGCGCGTACGCGAGCACGCCGACGTCGAAGCCGTGGAGCGCCGGGTGCTGGCCAGCCAGAAGCGCCGCCGCACGGTGTTCCGGGCGCACATGGAGGGAGCGCGCACCCCTTGGGACTACCACCCGCCGTGCCGTGCCGCGAACCAGTACATGCGCAACCACCTGGACCTGAACGACGTGGAGGCCGGGGCGCGCCTCGTCTGCAAGTAA
- a CDS encoding IclR family transcriptional regulator, with amino-acid sequence MSDSILTRALLVVDAISRSSQGLRFSEVQTLLGSPSPSTVSKILRELSQADVIAKGPEGRYLLGMKAYFWGKSAASSRGPFRFIREEMATLHDAFEASVNLFTCSDEHMFCLESIMSPESPSLWPAGKGLKLQLPVIGSIFFFSREQLDDEVFLQAECERHRPRLQVADVRRMIEDARETGIQRDAGLFYPGIIRMAVPLVDQGRVTMVLGLGVLEARQEQADGVEHIAVALQDAKARIEDAMNP; translated from the coding sequence ATGAGTGACTCGATTCTGACGCGGGCGTTGCTGGTGGTGGACGCCATCAGCCGCAGCTCCCAGGGATTGCGCTTTTCCGAGGTCCAGACCCTGCTCGGTTCGCCCAGCCCCTCCACGGTGAGTAAGATTCTGCGGGAGCTGTCCCAGGCGGACGTCATCGCCAAGGGGCCAGAGGGCCGCTACCTCCTGGGCATGAAGGCCTACTTCTGGGGCAAATCCGCAGCCTCCAGCCGTGGCCCTTTCCGGTTCATCCGCGAGGAAATGGCCACGCTGCACGATGCGTTCGAGGCGTCGGTCAACCTCTTCACCTGCTCGGACGAGCACATGTTCTGCCTGGAGAGCATCATGTCGCCGGAGTCACCGTCCCTGTGGCCGGCGGGCAAAGGGCTCAAGCTCCAGCTTCCGGTTATCGGCTCCATCTTTTTCTTTAGCCGGGAGCAGCTGGATGACGAGGTGTTTCTGCAGGCCGAGTGCGAGCGCCACCGCCCGCGGCTCCAGGTGGCCGACGTGCGCCGGATGATCGAAGACGCCAGGGAGACCGGAATCCAGCGGGATGCCGGGCTCTTCTATCCGGGCATCATCCGCATGGCTGTGCCGCTGGTGGACCAGGGCCGGGTCACCATGGTGCTGGGGCTCGGCGTGCTGGAGGCCAGGCAGGAGCAGGCCGATGGCGTGGAGCATATCGCCGTCGCGTTGCAGGACGCCAAGGCGCGCATCGAAGACGCCATGAATCCCTAG
- a CDS encoding phosphatase PAP2 family protein yields the protein MTSERSRLALRTALVVLTTAALVLVMYTFLDRPAAWFAHGMQHTPVHAWARGISYLADHTVFFAFTAIGFCVCCANLAGRSPRPWARHLLFLCLTALFAIAMVESVKFVFGRCRPELLFKDHQFGFTWFTQAFVRNSFPSGHTTRIFALATGIALLWRGVAVPAYLLAVLVGVSRVFALMHYPSDVLAGAVLGVLVACWTHLLWRALFDELQQRPIHFPPA from the coding sequence ATGACCTCCGAACGTTCCCGACTCGCACTACGCACCGCCCTGGTTGTGCTCACGACGGCTGCCCTGGTCCTGGTCATGTATACGTTTCTGGACAGACCGGCGGCGTGGTTCGCGCATGGGATGCAGCACACGCCTGTGCACGCCTGGGCCCGGGGAATCAGCTACCTGGCCGACCACACCGTATTCTTCGCGTTCACCGCCATCGGGTTCTGCGTCTGCTGCGCCAACCTCGCAGGCCGTTCCCCCCGGCCCTGGGCGCGCCATCTGCTCTTCCTCTGCCTCACAGCGCTTTTCGCCATCGCCATGGTGGAGAGCGTGAAGTTCGTTTTCGGCCGCTGCCGGCCCGAGCTCCTGTTCAAGGACCATCAGTTCGGCTTCACTTGGTTCACCCAGGCCTTTGTGCGCAACTCCTTCCCCTCCGGTCACACCACACGGATTTTCGCACTGGCCACGGGAATCGCGCTGCTGTGGCGCGGCGTGGCCGTTCCGGCCTACCTGCTGGCCGTGCTGGTGGGGGTCAGCCGTGTTTTTGCGCTGATGCACTACCCCTCGGACGTGCTGGCCGGCGCGGTGCTCGGCGTACTGGTCGCCTGCTGGACTCATCTCCTGTGGCGCGCACTTTTCGATGAGCTGCAACAACGTCCGATCCATTTTCCGCCGGCCTGA